In Marisediminicola antarctica, one DNA window encodes the following:
- a CDS encoding PPOX class F420-dependent oxidoreductase: MARTIATSTRVELGDVLDFVRPRHRMLLATTRADGRPQMSPVAGGVDADGRLVISTYPKRSKTRNAERDSRASVLVLSDDWDGPWVQVDGDAEVLHMPEAADGLVDYFRCIAGEHPNWDEYRAAMAIQDKSLIRITPTRWGPIATGGFPADIAARLDAQ; this comes from the coding sequence ATGGCTAGAACAATCGCGACCTCCACCCGCGTCGAGCTCGGCGACGTGCTCGACTTCGTCCGCCCCCGTCACCGGATGCTGCTCGCCACCACGCGCGCCGACGGCCGCCCCCAGATGTCGCCGGTCGCCGGTGGCGTCGATGCCGACGGGCGCCTCGTCATCTCGACCTACCCGAAGCGCTCCAAGACTCGCAATGCCGAGCGGGACTCCCGCGCCTCGGTGCTCGTGCTGTCCGACGACTGGGACGGCCCCTGGGTGCAGGTCGACGGCGACGCCGAGGTGCTGCACATGCCTGAGGCGGCCGACGGGCTCGTGGACTACTTCCGCTGCATCGCGGGGGAGCACCCTAACTGGGACGAATACCGCGCCGCGATGGCGATCCAGGACAAGTCGCTCATCCGCATCACGCCCACCCGCTGGGGTCCGATCGCCACGGGCGGCTTCCCGGCCGACATCGCGGCGCGCCTCGACGCGCAGTAG